A region of Triplophysa rosa linkage group LG16, Trosa_1v2, whole genome shotgun sequence DNA encodes the following proteins:
- the LOC130567536 gene encoding heat shock factor-binding protein 1-like protein 1, whose product MAGSKSKAANDLTAVMETAMQTLQSKFQNLSDQIIAKMDEMGTRIDDLENNVADLMTQAGMEDKNKTKYADFEERTSLSKH is encoded by the exons ATGGCAGGATCCAAATCAAAAGCTGCCAATGATTTGACTGCAGTG ATGGAGACAGCCATGCAAACACTTCAAAGCAAGTTTCAGAACTTATCTGACCAGATCATTGCTAAAA TGGATGAAATGGGAACGCGTATAGATGACCTGGAGAACAATGTCGCTGATCTCATGACACAAGCAGGAATGgaagataaaaacaaaaccaa GTATGCAGACTTTGAAGAGAGAACAAGCTTGTCAAAGCACTGA